The Streptomyces luteogriseus genome includes a window with the following:
- a CDS encoding glycoside hydrolase family 43 protein yields the protein MTSETYRNPVLDADWSDPDVVRVGDDYYLTASSFGRAPGLPLLHSRDLVHWTLVGHALERLEPAAEFDRPRHDCGVWAPSLRYHDERFWIFWGDPDQGIFQVNAPQIGGPWTRPHLLKAGKGLIDPCPLWDEETGEAYLVHAWAKSRSGVKNRLTGHRMRPDGTGLLDEGKVIVDGDRIPGWFTLEGPKLYRHDGRFWILAPAGGVETGWQGAFRSRGFFGPYEERIVLEQKDTDVNGPHQGGWVRTPSGEDWFLHFQQRGAYGRVVHLQPMSWGPDDWPVLGDDGAPVAEHRRPALPPQPPAAPATDDDFPGGRYGRQWQWTANPGDGWATQHSGDGLRLTCVRSADAHDLRKLPHVLTQRLPGTPSAVEVELRLDSDEPGARAGLAVLGDAFGWIGLQRGTDGTVHLVHRFAEAVAERERDAAHPRIAPEGRARLRIEIGAGARCRFSADVGDGEGFRASGPVFTATPWRWVGALLGLFALAPAGQGHAGTAAFTRFRISAS from the coding sequence GTGACCTCCGAGACCTACCGCAACCCGGTCCTCGACGCCGACTGGTCCGACCCGGACGTCGTCCGCGTCGGCGACGACTACTACCTGACCGCGTCCAGCTTCGGCCGCGCCCCCGGACTGCCGCTGCTGCACTCCCGGGACCTGGTCCACTGGACGCTGGTCGGCCACGCCCTCGAACGCCTCGAACCGGCCGCCGAGTTCGACAGACCCCGGCACGACTGCGGGGTCTGGGCCCCCTCCCTCAGGTATCACGACGAACGCTTCTGGATCTTCTGGGGCGACCCCGACCAGGGCATCTTCCAGGTCAACGCCCCGCAGATCGGGGGCCCGTGGACCCGCCCGCACCTGCTGAAGGCCGGCAAGGGCCTCATCGACCCCTGCCCCCTGTGGGACGAGGAGACCGGCGAGGCCTACCTGGTCCACGCCTGGGCCAAGTCGCGCTCCGGCGTCAAGAACCGCCTCACCGGCCACCGGATGCGCCCCGACGGCACCGGCCTCCTCGACGAGGGCAAGGTCATCGTCGACGGGGACCGCATACCCGGCTGGTTCACCCTCGAAGGCCCCAAGCTCTACCGGCACGACGGCCGGTTCTGGATCCTCGCCCCCGCCGGCGGGGTGGAGACCGGCTGGCAGGGCGCCTTCCGCTCGCGCGGCTTCTTCGGGCCGTACGAGGAGAGGATCGTCCTGGAGCAGAAGGACACCGACGTCAACGGCCCCCACCAGGGCGGCTGGGTGCGCACCCCGTCGGGAGAGGACTGGTTCCTGCACTTCCAGCAGCGCGGCGCCTACGGCCGGGTCGTCCACCTCCAGCCCATGAGCTGGGGTCCCGACGACTGGCCCGTGCTCGGGGACGACGGCGCCCCCGTGGCCGAACACCGACGCCCCGCCCTGCCGCCGCAGCCACCCGCCGCGCCCGCCACCGACGACGACTTCCCCGGCGGACGGTACGGCCGCCAGTGGCAGTGGACGGCCAACCCGGGCGACGGCTGGGCCACCCAGCACTCCGGGGACGGGCTGCGGCTCACCTGCGTCCGCTCGGCGGACGCCCACGACCTGCGGAAACTGCCCCATGTGCTGACCCAGCGGCTGCCCGGCACCCCCAGCGCCGTCGAGGTGGAACTGCGCCTCGACAGCGACGAGCCCGGCGCCCGGGCCGGACTCGCGGTCCTCGGGGACGCGTTCGGCTGGATCGGACTCCAGCGGGGCACGGACGGCACCGTCCACCTTGTACACCGGTTCGCCGAGGCCGTCGCGGAGCGGGAACGCGACGCCGCGCACCCCCGCATCGCCCCCGAGGGCCGGGCCCGGCTGCGGATCGAGATCGGAGCGGGGGCACGCTGCCGGTTCTCCGCGGACGTCGGCGACGGCGAGGGATTCCGTGCGTCCGGCCCCGTCTTCACCGCCACGCCGTGGCGCTGGGTCGGCGCCCTGCTCGGCCTCTTCGCCCTCGCGCCCGCCGGTCAGGGGCACGCCGGTACGGCGGCCTTCACGCGGTTCCGGATCAGCGCCTCGTAA